CCCCGGCCTGGCCCTGGTGTCCGGCTCGGAAAAAGACAAAGGCCTTGGCTGATTCTTCAGTCCTGCAAATATCCAATGTGGGAGGGGGCTTGCCCTAATGCCCCCCTCAGTAGGAGCGAGCTTGCTCGCGAAAAACTCACAGGCACCGCGTTCATTCAGGAAGCACGCGTTATCGTTGACGTTTTTCGCGAGCAAGCTCGCTCCTACAAAAAACCTTAACTGGCTGGCATTAGGGCTTGCCTCCTCCCACATTGATCTCCAGCGCTGTGAGTGCGCACGGGTTCAACAAAACTGATCGGATTTCCGATAAATGGGACCCAAATCACAAAAACGCCGCGAACTTTCCTCCCCTCCCCGGTACTAAACCTAACTCGACGACCCTTGATGGCTAAATAGTGGCGATCATTGCCCGTCAGTCGAATCGCTGTCGAAACAGTTGCCGCCGGTCGGATTAAACGTCTCAGCAATCCGGCCGCACCCTGTTCGATAATTATTTTTTGTTACTAATCATTAGGTTGGCCCGCAGACACGCTCGAACGCCCCGCAGCCCAGCATCTTGGACTGCCGGGAGTTCGATGTTAGCTTGCCGGCCTTTGATTTTCGACGGATCGAACATGCCTCTGCCAATGCCACGGACTCGGTTTCTTCTATGCACCTTCCTGCTCACTTGCCTGGGCCTGAACACTGCATTCGCTGCCCCCACGCCCGGGGACCAGGACCTGATCCGCGATCGGCAGAACCGCCTGCTCGAGGAGCAACAACGGCGCCTTGAAGAACTCAAGGATCTGCCCGGCAAAGCGGCCAAACCCGAGGCGCCCAGCGCGCCCGCCGACACCCGTTGCTTCCCGATCAAGGACATCGAGCTCAAAGGCGCCGACAGCCTGCCGGCCTCCGAGCGCGAGCGCCTGCTCAAGCCCTATGTCGGCCAATGCCTGGGCGTGTCCCAGCTCAACGACTTGCTCAAGGCCATCACCGACTACTACCTCGGCAAAGGCCGCGTCACCAGCCGCGCCTACCTGCCGCAGCAAGACCTCTCCACCGGCCACCTGCAGGTGCTGGTGGTGGAAGGCAAGCTCGAAGCCTTGCGCAGCGCCGAAGGCAGCACCGTGACCGAACGCGAACTGGCCATGGCCTTTCCCGGCAAGGTCGGCGAAGCGCTGAACCTGCGCGAAATCGAGCAACTGGTGGACCAGCTCAACCGCCTGCCGTCCAAACAGGCGCAGATGGAGCTGACCCCCGGCAAGCAAGTCGGCGGCAGCGACGTGGTGGTCAAGAACACCGCGCAAAAGCCCTGGCGCGCCAGCCTGTCGCGCAATAACGACGGCCAGAAAAGCACCGGCGAACAGCAATGGGGCGCCGGCCTTGAGTGGGACAGCCCGCTGGGCCTGGGCGACCAGTTGATTCTGCGCGGCGGCCACGACGCCATCAGCGACCACCAGAAAACCTCGAAAAACACCATGCTCTACTACAACGTGCCGTGGGGCTGGTGGAACTTCAGTTACACCTACAGCGAGAGCGACTACCGCACCTTCGGCGTGACCGATGACTTCAAATACAAGCAGGACGGCGACAACCAGAACCACCAACTGCGCGCCGAACGGGTCATCCACCGCGATGACGTGAGCAAGACCTCGGTCAACGTCGGCCTGGCACACCTGCGCACCAACAACTACATCCTCGATGTGCGCACCGCGCCCAGCAGCAACCGCCTCAGCGAACTGCAACTGGGCGTCAACCACGGTCGGCGTATCGGCACAGCCTTCGTCAACCTGGACCTGGGCATGCAAAGCGGCATTGGCTTGCTCGACGCCCAGTCCCAGGACGAGCGCGACGCCTTCGGCCGCCGTCAGCCGAACTCGCGCTACCGCAAATACACCGCCACCGTCAGCTACCTGCAACCGTTCAGCCTGTGGGGCGAGTCGTTCAGCTTCAGCAGCCTGGCCACCGGCCAGCGCAGTGAAGACCCGCTGTTCTCGCCACAGCGCATGAGCCTCGGCGGCTCGGCTTCGGTGCGCGGTTTCAAGGACCAGTTGCTGACCGGCGACAGCGGCGGCTACTGGCGCAACGAAGTGCGCTGGGCGCGCCCGGTGACTCTCGACTGGATGCGTCCGGCGTTTTTCGAATACGGCGCCAGCGTCGGCTACGACCAGGGTGTGATCCGCAACGACCGCTACAACGACAACGTTCACGGCCGCGTGTCCAGCAACTCCCTGGAGCTGTTCGCCCGTGGCAAAAACGTCAGCACCAGCGTGACCTTTGCCCACTCGCTGGAAAGACCCGGCGTCGTCACCGAGCGCGAAGCGCCGATCTACTTCCGCCTGGATTTCTTCCTGTAATTCAACGTTGCGCCGCAGCGAGAAACTGAAAATGGACGTTCGAC
This genomic stretch from Pseudomonas orientalis harbors:
- a CDS encoding ShlB/FhaC/HecB family hemolysin secretion/activation protein translates to MPLPMPRTRFLLCTFLLTCLGLNTAFAAPTPGDQDLIRDRQNRLLEEQQRRLEELKDLPGKAAKPEAPSAPADTRCFPIKDIELKGADSLPASERERLLKPYVGQCLGVSQLNDLLKAITDYYLGKGRVTSRAYLPQQDLSTGHLQVLVVEGKLEALRSAEGSTVTERELAMAFPGKVGEALNLREIEQLVDQLNRLPSKQAQMELTPGKQVGGSDVVVKNTAQKPWRASLSRNNDGQKSTGEQQWGAGLEWDSPLGLGDQLILRGGHDAISDHQKTSKNTMLYYNVPWGWWNFSYTYSESDYRTFGVTDDFKYKQDGDNQNHQLRAERVIHRDDVSKTSVNVGLAHLRTNNYILDVRTAPSSNRLSELQLGVNHGRRIGTAFVNLDLGMQSGIGLLDAQSQDERDAFGRRQPNSRYRKYTATVSYLQPFSLWGESFSFSSLATGQRSEDPLFSPQRMSLGGSASVRGFKDQLLTGDSGGYWRNEVRWARPVTLDWMRPAFFEYGASVGYDQGVIRNDRYNDNVHGRVSSNSLELFARGKNVSTSVTFAHSLERPGVVTEREAPIYFRLDFFL